The Thermococcus sibiricus MM 739 DNA window TTTGAAGAGATTATGTTGACTATTATATCCCCTTCTATTAAAACTGCCACATCTTTTTTGAGTCCATTGACATCAAGAACATAATCAGCAACAATTGCCTTCATTTTTATTCCCTCCTGGAAATTAACTTTTGAATGGCAATATATTTAAATTCTATGCCAGACTGACAATTCTAAAAGCGAAGGTTTTAAATATGATTTTACAAGTTAGTGTTGTGATGAATATGCCGTTAATATTTGAAGTAAAGGGCAGAAAATTCCTTGCAAAAGTTCTCTGGAATAATTGACTCTCTTCTGGGATAAATTAATAAAGTCAACAATGAAAATTCAAGCAAGATTGGAGGTGTTTTATGATGATTGAAAAAATTTATTGCATGGATGTAAAGCCTAAAATGGAAGGAGAAAGAGTTAAGCTTGCAGGCTGGGTTTATAGAAAAAGAGAAGTTGGTAACAAAGTGTTTATAGTATTGAGAGACTCAAGTGGAATAATTCAAACCATATTTATGAAAGACTTGAGTGAAGATGCATATGAAAAAGCAAAGCAAGTGGGAATAGAATCAAGCGTTATTATTGAGGGAACTGTAAAAAGTGACTCCAGAGCCCCAACCGGAGTTGAAATTCAAGCAGATAAAATTGAAATACTCCAAAACGTTGAATTCTTCCCCATCACAAAGGATGCAAGCGATGAGTTCTTACTCGACGTGAGGCATTTACACTTACACTCACCAAAAGTCGGGAGTGTAATGAAGGTCAAAGGCACTTTAATGCAGGCTGCAAGAGAATGGCTACTCCAGGATGGATGGTACGAAGTCTTTCCCCCAATCCTAGTTACTGGAGCCGTTGAAGGAGGAGCCACACTCTTCAAACTGAAATACTTTGATAGGGAGGCCTATCTCAGCCAATCGGCCCAACTCTACCTCGAGGCCGCAATATTTGGCCTCGAAAAAGTTTGGAGCTTAACACCAAGCTTTAGGGCTGAAAAGAGCAGAACAAGAAGACACCTTACCGAGTACTGGCATTTAGAACTTGAAGCCGCTTGGATGGATTTATGGGATCTCCTTGAGGTGGAGGAAGAACTTGTAAGCTACATGGTTCAAAGAACGTTAGAACTTAGAAAGAAAGAAATTGAAGAGTTTAGGAAAGACTTCACAACCCTCAAGAACAGTGAACCACCATTCCCGAGAATAAGTTATGACGAAGCTATTGACATTTTACAAAGCAAGGGAGTTAAAATCGAGTGGGGAGAAGACATGGGTGCGGATGAGGAGAGGATTCTAACACAAGAGTTCGACAGGCCATTCTTCGTCTATGGTTATCCAAAGCACATAAAGGCATTCTACATGAAGGAGGATCCCGAAGACTCAAGAAAAGCATTAGCTGCGGACATGCTGGCCCCAGAAGGCTATGGTGAAGTGATTGGGGGATCTCAGAGGGAGGATGATTATGAGAAGCTTGTTCAGAGAATACTCGAGGAGGGCATGGACCCAAAGAACTACGAGTGGTACCTTGACCTTAGGAAATACGGTAGTGTTCCACACAGTGGTTTTGGTCTTGGGCTTGAAAGATTGGTAGCTTGGGTTCTCAAGCTTAACCATATTAGATGGGCCACACTATTCCCAAGAACACCATCCAGAATTTACCCCTAAAACCCCTTTACTTTTAAATTTTCAAAAAACCGTAAGATTTATAAATGCAACCGAGCCCAATAAACTCCGAGGGCCCGTAGCCTAGCAGGATAGGGCGCCGGCCTTCTAAGCCGGAGGTCCCGGGTTCGAATCCCGGCGGGCCCGCCATCAACCACCCATAGATATCTTCTAACTTTTCAAAAACTCTTCTTGTTTTTGGGGCGTTTATTTTAGAGGCCTTTGGAACTTTTTGGAGCGCAATCAGAGATTCTTCACTCAACTTTGTCTTTGATAAACTTCCGTATTAGAATATATTAAGTAAAATTCCCGTTATCAATTTGAAAAAGTTTAATTGGGAATATTTAAAAGAGGAAATGTACTAATTAACAATAGGTGATAAAAGTGAAAAAATGAAAAATCGTCAGCTGTTCTAGTCATTTTGGGAATGGTCCTTGCTCTGATGGTATCCTCTTATACTCTCGGCAGTCTCATGTTTACAAAAAAGGTAAAAGACGAAGCAAAGGAAATTTTTAGTGATAGTACAGAAATAAAACCAGAAGTTGTTACTGAGAAGGATATCGAAGGATTGCCAGAACCAGTTCAAAGGTACTTAAAATACACTCAAATTATAGGCAAGGAGAAAATCAAAACTGTCAGGCTGAAACAGGGTGGATATTTCCGGATAAACGAGAATAAGTGGAGTCCAATACAAGCAGAACAATACTTTAATGTTGATGGTGTTGAGTTTATCTGGGTGGCAAAGACAAAATTTGCCCCACTGTTGTCAATATATGCAAAGGATGAATTTATTGATGGCGAGGGAAATTTGGTAGTCATGAGTTTATACCTGCATCAAGCTGAATGTGAGGGAATGTTATGAAACATAGGATAAGAGTCGCAGCCATAATTGTTAGAGATGATTCAATATTGCTTGTTAAGCACGTTCATCCAGAAACAAAATATGAATGGTGGGTACCGCCTGGTGGAGGAGTCGAAAATGGAGACAATTCTATCTTTGATGCCGCCAGAAGAGAAGTTTGGGAGGAAACTGGTCTAAATGTAAACGTGATTCCAGAATTTAAGTACATAAGAGAGTTTTTTGATAAGGAGAATAATACCCTAAATTTAGAAATATTTGTTGAAGCTGAAATTATTAGCGGAGATTTAACAATTAAAAATGTTTGTGGAAATGGCAAAGATGAAGATTATATTAAATCAGTAAAATGGATCTCAAAGGAAGAAGTAGGCGAATATGAGATATTTCCAGAAATAATAAAAGAAAAATCATTTTGGGTGAAAAGACAAAGTAAAGTTACTAAGTATCTAGGAAGGCAGACGAGTTAAGAGAGCAAAAGACCTACAAACCCTCAGACGAACACATCGGAAGCACTAGAAACTTTTTTAAGATAGAATTTACATGCTATAGGAGGAGGTGATTAAAATGATGCTACTTGTTACGTACATTATAATCTTGTTGGGAATATTGTTGACTCTATTTGGTGCTTTAAAAAGAAAAGAAACTTATGGAAAAGTTCTATTAGGCGTAGGAATAACAATTACGATATTAGGCATATGTTTTATTTATGTAATTACCCTACCTTTAAGGTGAAGAAATGCGACGAAATAGCAGACGAGATATCTAAGACCGCTTTTTCTCAAGGATATGCTCCAATAATAACGGATAAAAAGCCTCACTATAATACCCAACTTTATCTTTGACAAACTTCATGCATTCTTTGAACATTAATAAAATTCTTGCCATCACATTGGAAAGATTTAATTGGAAAGATTTAAAAGGAGAAAATTTACCAATTAAACAATAGTGAAACTATCTGCAAGAAGATAGTTGGAATGGGCACGCAGAAATCAGATAACGCAGCATATACGCTACGAGCTAATGCCATTGCCCTTCGGGATATTGCTCACTACGATCGCAACGTCATATATGCTGGAATGTTATACACTATTGCTTCAATTCAATTTGCATTAAAATACTTGAGGGTTGGAAGATGAATGTAAAAATAGAGGAAACTACAAATCATATTGAATATGTTATTAAAGATGTTCCGTCTCAATATCATGATACATTAAAACATTACTTTTTTACACAAAATGAAGATCAATTTGTAAAATCATATAGAAAGGATACATTTATGTTTCCACACAATATTAGTGAAATAGAGTCAAGATTTTCGAAACATCTAGTAGAAATGTTGGAAATAACAAATGGCAATAAGTCTATGGATTGGGAACTTTCGCTTAGTAGAACTATAGAAATATTAGATGAAAAGAATATCAAATGGTGGTTAGCAGGGAGTACAGCCTGTGCAATAAGAGGGATTAATATAAAACCTCGAGATATAGACATTATGACATATAAATCTGAGATTTCTAAAATTAAACATGCTTTTAAAAATTATATAATAGAACCTTTTCATTATATTAATGACTGGGTCGTGAGTGGGTTTGGTGTAGTCTTTATTGAAGGACGAGTAGACATAGCTTTTGATCCAGTGGAAAGTTGTGATGATAATGGAAGACTAGATTTTGGATACTATGCATCAAATAATTTAGAGACTATCCAATGGAAAGGTAAGCAGATTAAAGTACCACCAGTTGAATTACATATTAAATCAAATGAAATACGGAGAAGAACTGAAAGAGTTAAGTTAATTAAAGAATACATAGAAAAAAGGTAGAATCTTTTAAAAGGAGGATTTGTACTTGCTAAATTCGATTTCAATCTGGAATTTTATTGATGAAGAGAATGACATAGTTGATTTGACAATTCTCTTCACTGAAAATGGTTTTGATGCTGTTTCTTTTACACCTGAATCAATTTTTAGATTGAGTAAATCTAAGATTAGCAAATTGAAATCAGTTATTGATGAGAAAAGGATACCTGTTACTATTCATGCAGATTTTAACATATCAACAAATGAAATTGATAAACTTTTCGATATATTCGATAATTCACTAAAATGTATTTCATTAGATCCGAGATGTAAAATAGATCAGGACGGCAATTTTTTTGAATCTTTAAATGTAATAAAAACTTTAGAGTATCTTATTGATAAAACTGAAAGTAAAGGGATTTTGTTTGGACTAGAAGATTTCCCATTAGATTCAAACGCATTAAAAAACCATTCAAATCAAATGCAAAGAATATTAAAATGTCCGAGATATGGTATATTATTAGATCTAGGCCACATGAATTTAAGAATAAATAATCATGCATATTTTAAAAATAAAGGAATAATCAAATATATAACGGATATTCCCGTTAAAATTATTGAGTTACATGTACATGATAATGACTCATTAGGAGATAAGCATATGCCTCCTGGTAAAGGCGTATTGGATTATAATACCGTAGTTAATACATTGAAAGAATTAAAATTTAATAGTATTGCAACACTTGAAATAGCTCCAAAAAGATATAATTCTACACCAACAATGGAAATAGAATCAGCTATTCAAGGAGTTCAATTTTGGAGAAACATGTATTAAATATTGTAGATAAAATTCGTTAGGCGAAATTGGTTAATTGAACAGGAGTAGTTATAGGGCTTTAGTGGAAATACACGAGATGAATGATACAGACGAATCCTTTGTTGGAACATGTACACATGTCAATGATGATCTAAAGGTCTCCCTGGGTAAATATGCTGAGCTGGACCCGTTACTGAGCCTTTTGCTTTGATACCTTAACGAAAAAACAGAACATAAATGAAAACTCCATATTATTGCCAAACCTCAAATCTCCGCCAAAATTCTTTCCAAAATGTTAACGAGCCTTTCTGCACTATCCTTAAGCTCTCTGCTCATCTCAACAAAAAGCCCGGTTTGCTTTGGCTGGGCTCCTATTAGAATGAACCTGGAATTTATGTTTTGCTTTAGATAACCAACCAGAAGCTTTAGGGGCATCTTGTGGGTTGAAAACGCCTCTCCGAGAGTTCCCTCGGGATCGGCCAAAACTATCTCACCCGGCTTTCCCTCAAAGTGCACTGCATCTATAAAGACCACATGGGAGGGATTTTCCCTTATTATCTTACCAGCGTAGCTTTCCGGCATTTCGCCACAGTTCAGAAAAACCACTTTTTGATTAGAAATCCTTTCTTTCAATTTTTCAACAACATAAACTCCAAAAGCATCATCTCCTCTAGTATCGTTTCCAATCCCACAAATCAGAACCCTCTTAGCATCTTTAAAAAATTCCTCTAACTCCATTCAAACCACCATAAATAAAGATTAAAGGGAATCAGCAACTCTTTCAATCTTTTTGGAGAATTCACTTTTCAATAGCTCCTCAACATTGCCGACTTTCTCGTCCAAGTCTTTGTAAAGAGGAATTCCAACTAAATAAGGAACATTGAACTCATTGGCAATTTCCTCAATGTCTTTTTCTTCATCCAGCTTTAAATTCTCCACAAGGCCAACTATCTTGAACTTCTGCTCTTTTAAGAGTTCAATTAGTTTTTTAATCACATTAATGGCAAGCTTTGAAGGGGTTGCAACAACTATGAATTCTCCCTCCTTAAGAAACCTCAAAATATCTAAAAATTGATCTCCCATTCCTGGAGGCATGTCAATGACAAGGAAATCAAGCTCATCCCATCTTGTTATTGCCAAAAGCTCTATTAAAGCATCGCTTATTTCCATTCCTCTCAATGGGGTGGGCTTATCCTCAGAATAATAAACAATGCTCATAAACTTAATTCCATGAACTTCCGGGGGGATTACTCCTCTATCTTCCTCTGGAAATTCTTTGGGTTCAAAGCCAAGAATGACATGGTCACTGGCCCCATGGAAGTCCAGATCAAGAAGACCAACTTTATAACCTTTCTTTGCAAGAACTAAAGCCAAGATAGTAGAAACCATTGACTTCCCTACCCCCCCTTTTCCACTCACTACTGGAATAATCCTGTTTACCTTTTCGAGCCTTGCTTCAATGGCCTTTATCCTTGGGTCAATCATTCATCATCACCCTCAACTTTTATTGCTGCTAAGTAGACTCCTCTTCCTTTTGTAACTTCAAAGTCTCTACTTCCACAGTTTGGGCAAGCCAAAAAGGCGTGAACAACTTCTGGTATGAAATGAATATCCTCCTTTATTGTCTCGTTAAAGCTTTCTTTTACATCTTTAAGCTTCCATTCATTTCCACAGTTTCTACACTTGAATTCTGCTTCTTCAATAATAAATTCGAGTTCTGCTTCCTCTGCAATCGTTCCCTTTTTTATCTCGTTAATAGCAAACTCTAATATTTCCTGATTAACATCTTGAAGTTCCCCAAGAGATATCCTCATTGCAAGTACTTTTTCTTTCCCATGTTGTCTTGCAAACTCGATTGCAGTCCTAACTATACCATCAGCAAGTGCCCATTCGTGCATTCTATCTCCTCCAAAAGAATCTAAACAAGGGGGTTTATAAATGGTGATGTTTTGAACAAAGTGTTAAAAAGAAAAAGATCAGTGCCACGTAATAGTTTTGTGCTTAACCTTCCCGGCAAGGGCATCCTTTAATGCTTGCTCCATAATCTCCAAGCCCTTTTCTGCAATTTTTTTCGTTATTACAAGCGGCGGCGTTATTCTTATAACGTTTCCAAACATACCATAACTCGGCAAGATAAGACCAAGTTCAAATGCCCTCCAGCATATCTTCCCAGTCAAATCCGGATTGGGAACCTTGGTATTGGGCTTCACTATTTCTGCACCTATCATCAGGCCCTTGCCCCTAACATCTCCAATGACATCGTAGCTCTCCTTCATCTCAAGTAGGCGTTTCTTTATGAACTCTCCAACCTTCAGAGCGTTCTTAAGGAGGTTTTCCTCTTCTATTATTCTAAGGGTCGCATATGCAGCTGCTGAAATGACCGGGTTAGCGGCTGGAGTTAACAGTGCAGAACCGCTTGTCATCTCCATGAGGTGGGCTTTTCCGATTACTCCGCTAAGTCCCATTCCACTGGCCACGCCTTTTCCAAAGGAAATAAAATCGGGCTCTACTTCAAACCACTCACTTCCAAACCACTTCCCTGTCCTTCCAATTCCTGTCTGCACCTCATCCATTGCCAAGAGAATTTCCCTCTCATCCAACACTTTTTTGAGCTCTTTGAAGAAGTTATCCGGTGGGACTACTATTCCAGCATCTCCTTGAATAGGTTCAGCTAGGAGGATACTCACTTCATCTGGGGGTATAACGTGAGCAAAAACGTAATTCTCGAGATAGTCCAAGAAGGCATTTATTAACTCATCAGGCTCTTCATATCCATCGATATTCCAGACATTTCTATAAGGATTTGGGTATGGGATCCAGACTACATTTGGAACTAACGGGGAGAAGCCTCTTTTTTGTGAGCTCTGGAAAGCAGCCACCGAGGTTGCTCCATAGGTTTGCCCATGATATGCTCCAATAAACGCTATGATCCATGGTTTTCTTGTTGCAAAGCGAGCGACTTTCATGAGCAGATCAATGGAATCGCTCCCACTTAATCCAAAGAGGATTTTTGGGTTCTCTATTGGAGATTTCTCGGCCAAAATTTCTGCAACTTCTATCGCTCTTTTGCTGTAAGTGTAGCCGATCATCGAGTGCTGTATTTTTGAAACCTGCTCCTGCACTTCTTTAACCAACTTGGGATGAGCATAACCTGTTGAAGCTGCAGCGGCTCCAGCTAAAAAGTCTATGAAAACATTGCCATCTACATCTTCTATCAAAGCCCCATAACCCCTCTCGGGCACAACGGGAAAGAGTTTAACGCCCAAACCTTGAGAAATCACCCTTTTTTCTCTTTCTACAAGCTCCTTGGCTTTTGGCCCAGGAGGAGTAACAACCAGCTTTGGATACTCCATTTAGATCACCTCATAAAACAATAAAAAGTTAAAAAGTGGGAAGAAATCATGGGTTTGTGGAGAGGAATTCGTTAGTGTATCTCTTGATAACCGTCGCCAAGAGCAAGAGACCAATGAGGTTTGGTATTGCCATAAGTCCGTTCATCATATCTGAGAATGTCCACACGTTCTCAAGAGCTGTTGTGGCACCTATGAAGATGAAGACGACAAAGAGCAGGTTGTAAACTAAGTGGAGCTTTGGATATAGCTTTGCAAACTTCTCTGGGTCTCCCTCAATCCACTTTGCAAGGTACATGACATTTTGTCTACCGTAGAAGGACCATGCGAGCACTGTAGAGTAAGCGAAGAATATAACGCCTATAACCACCATAACTTCACCTATGTGACCAAATGCTCTAGCAAATGCTTCCTGAGTTAGTAGAGTGCTGGTCTTCCCGGTTTCCCAAGCTCCAGTGGCAACAATTGAAATACCCGTGAGGGAACAAATAATAATGGTGTCGATGAATGGGCCGAGCATTCCTACATGAGCTTGTCTTGATGGGTGGTCTGTTCTTGCAGCAGCATGTGCAAGTGTAGCAGTTCCAAGACCCGCCTCGTTGGAGAAGAGACCTCTTGCCACACCCCATCTTATAACAGTACCAACTGCACCACCGGCGACGGCCTTTCCTGTGAATGCATCTCTAAAGATAAGGGCAATTGCGCTTGGTAGCTGTCCCGCATATTTTATCCATACACCAATTGCGAAGATAAAGTAGATTATTGCCATAAATGGAACCAGTGCTTCTGTAACCTCACCGATTCTCTTAATTCCACCAACGATAACTATGAATGTTATGAATGCAAAAAATGCTCCAGTTACCCAATAGGGGACATTGAAAGCCTGTTCCATTCCCAATGCTAAGGAGTTTGCCTGCGTCATGTTTCCAATTCCAAATGCTGAAATTGCAGCGAATATTGCAAAGAGAATCGCAAGTGTTTTTCCAATGCTTGGAAGAGAGCGTCCTGAGAGAAGATATAAGGCTAGTATTAAGAACAAGATTGCAATTATTGCTGCAAGGATCATAAGTCCTCCGCCTAGCTTTGTAGCTTCATAACCTACAAAGAGTGCAAACAGTATTACAAATATCCCAGCTATCGTTCTCCAAGTTGGCGAAATTTCCTCTTCAGCAAGCCCTCTTTCTAAGAAGTTGAAAGTCCCACCTATCATTGTGCCATCTGGCAGTTTGCCTCTAAATGCTACACCTAAAAGAGCCTCTGAGTATCTCGTGGCCATCCCTACTAAAGCTGTTACCCACATCCAAAATAGAGCACCAGGCCCTCCTGCGGCTATAGCAGTTGCCACACCTGCAATGTTTCCTATACCAACCGTTCCGGCAATAGTTGCTGTTAAAGCTTGGAATGGTGTAACGTCACCTTCACCTTGCTTTTTCTCCCCTCAAAGAGGGTAAACTTTATTGACCATCCTAGTCTCCGGAACTGAATCCCCCCTAGATACAAGGTCAATAGCAGGCCAGTACCTACCAGCAAAACCATTATTGGGGGACCCCAAACCATGCCATCCAACCAGTTTATAAAGTCCATAATGGCACTCATCTTAGCACCTCCAAAGAGCACTGTACAGTGCATTATAGCATTAGGAATAATGTCAAAGAACTATTTAACCCTTTCCCAACATATTTGTAAAGTTAAGGAATAAAATCAGAGAAGAGAGTGCTATTAGTGAATATATCTTCAAAAATTTGTAAAACTAAATAAAAGATTACCAGAACTTTCCGTGTTCTTCTCTGGGTATTGGACATAGAACTATCCTTCTTGCCCACAAACAATCCCCACAACTTGGCACGTTTCCCCAGCAGTCCATTTTTGAGCCCTTTGCATAGTCACATGCATCAACAACCGGACAATCAGTACAAGAGGGATAAAGGGAGTTCCTAACGCTGAATCTAAACCATGTGTATTCCCTGCTGGTCCATATTTCTTTCAAGGATTTTTCTTTTACATTGCCGAAGGAATAAGCCTCAACTTTTTTATGCCGTCCAAAGATGTATTCTGGATATGTGTGAAGGAACCGATAGCAGGGAACAACTTCACCGTCCCACCTAACCACTGCAACATTGTTTTCAACAAAATCGCAATGTCTTTCGCTTCTAAGTTTGAATTCCGCTATTTTAACAGGAAATCCACGGTATATTTGGGGATAAAGCTTAGAGAGTGCCTTGCTTATATCAACACTTCCGTCGTAGATTATCATCTCGGCATGCTCCGGTGTAATTGGCATTAGGTTTGAGAAAAGTAGGGCGTCTATGTTAAACTTAGAAAGATACTTCACAAGCTCTGCCATTTGAGTGTAGTTCTCTTTTGTCAAAACTACCTCAACCCCCACGTGTGGGATCTCTGTATTCTCCTTTCTCTTTACTTCGGCAAACTTTTTGAGCCGTTCAACTGTAACGCTGGGCATTACGTGTCCTAATCTCGTTGGCTGCGTTGGAATGGCATCTAGCGAAATATATATCAAATCAACTCTAAGCTTCACGAGCTCTTCAATTAGTCCCTCGGTAAGAAGGAAGCCGTTTGTTGAAATACCTACCGCATATCCTTTCTTTTTTACTTCCTTTACCATATCCATAAAACGAGGATGCACAAGAGGTTCGCCGATACCACCAAAGTACACCATCTTCAAGTTGGGAAACTCTTCTGTACCATCCAAAATCTTCAAGAAAAGGTTGTAATCTATATCTCCCTCCTCATCCTCCCAGTACTGCTTAAAACACATCTCACATCTCAAGTTACAGCGATTCGTTATTTCAACATAAAGATACTTCATATCCAGGGCTTTAGGTATAAGAATCTTGGCGTTGTCCCAATGGAACTCGTGCATTCAACCGCCTCCAACTGGGGGAAATATACTTACCAAGTCTTCATCTTTGAGTTTGGTATTGAGTTTCTCCAGGTGTTCAATGTTCTTTCCATTAACTAGGATAACGACCCCCTTTTCAAGTTCTTTTTCTATTTTAGGATATTTGCTGTATAACTTTTCCAATAGTTCCCCAACAGTGTTGGCCTGGAGTTCCAGTTCGTTCTTTCTAACAATGTTCCTCAATGTAGCAAAAAATCTCACCCTGACCATTTTTACTCACCCAAAAATAAATAGTGAAAGAAAAGTTAATAATACTTATCCAAGTCAAGCCCCTTAAGCTTCTCCTCGGTTGGATATCCTTTCTCGTCCCAGCCTCTGAGCTTGTAGTATTTTGGAAGGATTTCATGGAGCTTTACAACATGTCCTTTGTTTGGTCCCTCCGGCATTGGCTCTTCCAAGAACCTCTTGGGTAGGGTGTCGTCCTTTTCTGGGATTAGACCGGCTTTGAGGTTGAAGATTCTCTCAAGGTTCCATACTCTTTCTCCTGCCTTAAGCCACTCGTCGGTTGTAAACTCAAAGCCTGTTGCGGCGTTTAACATTTCCGCGTAGTCATCCGCTCCGAGTGCAAAGCTTGTGAAGAGACACAATCCAGCGGAGTCTATGACTGCAGTTAAGTCCTGGAATATCTTAACCCACTTGGCTTTCTCTTCACTCACATCGTGCGGATCGAGCTTTACTGGGACACCAAGGATTTCTGGGCTGATCATGTAACCCCTAACGTGACATCCACCTCTGTTTGAGGTAGCGTAGGTAACACCATGGCCCTCTGCACCTCTGGGATCATATGCCGGAAGCTCTTGCTTTTTAACGCTCATTGAATACTCCGGGTGTCCATAGCTTTCAGCTAAACGGTAGCTTCCTTCAGCGAGTTTGTCACCAAAGCCCTCTCTCTTCGCAATCTTCTCAATGTAATAGTGGAGTACTTCACTGTTGCCAAATCTCAACGGTGGTGCATCCCCAAGTTCCTCCTGCTTTATGATGCCCTTCTCATAAAGCTCCATAGCCGCTGCAAGTGTTCCACCTGTTGATATGGTATCAAGCCCGAACTCGTCACAGAGGTGGTTTGCAATTGTTATGCTCGCCAGATCGTTTATACCGCAAGTTGCACCGAGCGCCCATATGCTTTCATATTCGGGCCCCTCGGTAACTCCTACAGCTGGGTGATATGAGACTCTTCCACACCCAATTGGACATGCAAAACACGAATGGTTTCTCACCAAGTACTTTGCGACCAAAGCCTCACCGCTCTGCTCGTAGGCGTACTTGAATACTCCGGTCTGGAAGTTGTACGTTGGATAAAGACCGTTTTCGTTGATTATGTTTACCAGAACT harbors:
- a CDS encoding ubiquitin-like small modifier protein 1 — protein: MVRVRFFATLRNIVRKNELELQANTVGELLEKLYSKYPKIEKELEKGVVILVNGKNIEHLEKLNTKLKDEDLVSIFPPVGGG
- a CDS encoding aldehyde ferredoxin oxidoreductase family protein is translated as MFGYMGKILRVNLTTGEIKVEELKEEDAKNFIGGRGFASKFLLEEIDPKVDPFSPENKLIFATGPLTGTTAPTGGRYMVITKSPLTGFIASSNSGGFFGPELKFAGYDMLIIEGKADHPVYISIKDDDVEIKDASHLWGKRVGETTDKLLEEFGDKKARVACIGPAGEKLVRLANIINDKHRAAGRSGVGAVMGSKNLKAVVVRGTNQVELADKEKFMSVVKEKIKKIKENPITGGGLPQYGTAVLVNIINENGLYPTYNFQTGVFKYAYEQSGEALVAKYLVRNHSCFACPIGCGRVSYHPAVGVTEGPEYESIWALGATCGINDLASITIANHLCDEFGLDTISTGGTLAAAMELYEKGIIKQEELGDAPPLRFGNSEVLHYYIEKIAKREGFGDKLAEGSYRLAESYGHPEYSMSVKKQELPAYDPRGAEGHGVTYATSNRGGCHVRGYMISPEILGVPVKLDPHDVSEEKAKWVKIFQDLTAVIDSAGLCLFTSFALGADDYAEMLNAATGFEFTTDEWLKAGERVWNLERIFNLKAGLIPEKDDTLPKRFLEEPMPEGPNKGHVVKLHEILPKYYKLRGWDEKGYPTEEKLKGLDLDKYY